From the genome of Ziziphus jujuba cultivar Dongzao chromosome 6, ASM3175591v1, one region includes:
- the LOC125418813 gene encoding arabinogalactan protein 41, whose amino-acid sequence MAVSRGFFLVLAVATLLLSVAFPAVQAESLAPAPAPTSDGTSIDQGIAYVLMLVALVLTYLIHAADISYSF is encoded by the exons ATGGCTGTTTCCAGGGGTTTCTTTCTAGTGTTGGCTGTTGCCACTCTCCTTCTTAGTGTTGCCTTCCCTGCTGTTCAGGCTGAATCTCTGGCTCCTGCTCCGGCTCCCACCAGCGATG ggACGTCCATTGACCAAGGGATTGCATATGTGCTAATGTTGGTTGCATTGGTGCTCACATACCTCATCCACGCTGCAGATATCTCTTACAGcttctaa